GTGGAAGCCCCGGAGGGAACGATCCTTCGTCGGGTGATCGATCAGGTCGTGGCCGCTCACGGCTCAGCGATCCCGGATCTCGGCGCGGCCTAGCGCCTTCTTTCCCGCAGCAGCTCGCTTGTCTCCTCCGACGACGGGCTGAGCAAGATCGCGGTGATCAAATCTGTCAGGTGACTCGCGAAGAGTCGATCGTCGCGGCGACGCGATGACTCTGCGCGACGTGCCAGTTCGAAGTACATGATTCGCAATGCGGTGAAGCGGCGGTGCAGACGATCGACCGATGGTCCCGGCATCAGAGGGGCGACCTGCTTTCGCCATCGGTTGACGCTGCTGCGACCATCCTCCAGCGACTTGCGATCGAACTTCGGGTCCGGACGATTCATCAGCTCGGCGATCAAGCGGAGATAGTCGCGCCCTCCATCCCGATCCAGGAGCTTCGCCGCGGCGGGCACGACGAGCGCCTGTACCCACTCCCTGGCGCTCACCCCGGAACGCGCTTCGAGTTCGTCGAGCATCTCGTGGCGCTGGGCTTCCTCACGCGGCGCGTGTTTCGCGAGAATCGCGAGGACCAGGCCGCGCCGGTCTCCAAAGTGGTACTGGAGTGCTGTGGCATTGCGCTGCCCTGCCTCCCGCGTGATCTCCCGCAAGGAGACGGCCTCGATGCCGCGCTCGGCGAAGAGGCGTTCTCCGGCGCGAATCAGTTGTGCACGGGTCTCTTCGGAGTCGCGCGGCACTCCGCTCTCCAATCTTCGCCTCTTGATCGCTCGCTGGCGGGGCGAG
This portion of the bacterium genome encodes:
- a CDS encoding helix-turn-helix transcriptional regulator; the protein is MPRDSEETRAQLIRAGERLFAERGIEAVSLREITREAGQRNATALQYHFGDRRGLVLAILAKHAPREEAQRHEMLDELEARSGVSAREWVQALVVPAAAKLLDRDGGRDYLRLIAELMNRPDPKFDRKSLEDGRSSVNRWRKQVAPLMPGPSVDRLHRRFTALRIMYFELARRAESSRRRDDRLFASHLTDLITAILLSPSSEETSELLRERRR